A genomic stretch from Gorilla gorilla gorilla isolate KB3781 chromosome 20, NHGRI_mGorGor1-v2.1_pri, whole genome shotgun sequence includes:
- the LOC109024085 gene encoding interferon lambda-3-like: MSLSSTWNEVSLLLKDWRCRSHLLPRTWDLRQLQVRERPVALEAELALTLKVLEVTADADPALGDVLDQPLHTLHNILSQLGACVSPRASARPRPRGRLHHWLHQLQEAPRKMRDPGPLGPGGGWQV; encoded by the exons ATGTCACTATCGAGCACCTGGAAT GAAGTGTCGCTTCTGCTGAAGGACTGGAGGTGCCGCTCCCACCTCTTGCCCAGGACCTGGGACCTGAGGCAGCTGCAG GTGAGGGAGCGCCCTGTGGCTTTGGAGGCTGagctggccctgacactgaaggTCCTGGAGGTCACCGCTGATGCTGATCCGGCCCTGGGGGATGTCCTGGACCAGCCCCTTCACACCCTCCACAACATCCTCTCCCAGCTCGGGGCCTGTGTGAGTCCTCGAG CCTCAGCAAGGCCCAGGCCCCGGGGCCGCCTCCACCACTGGCTGCACCAGCTCCAGGAGGCCCCGAGGAAGATGAGAGACCCGGGTCCTTTGGGTCCTGGGGGAGGATGGCAGGT ATGA
- the LOC101153729 gene encoding interferon lambda-3: protein MKLDMTGGCTPVLVLMAAVLTMTGAVPVARLRGALLDARGCHIAQFKSLSPQELQAFKRAKDALEESLLLKDCRCHSRLFPRTWDLRQLQVRERPMALEAELALTLKVLEAAADTDPALGDVLDQPLHTLHHILSQLRACIQPQPTAGPRTRGRLHHWLHRLQEAPEKESPGCLEASVTFNLFRLLTRDLNCVASGDLCV, encoded by the exons ATGAAACTAG ACATGACCGGCGGCTGCACGCCAGTGCTGGTGCTGATGGCCGCAGTGCTGACCATGACTGGAGCAGTTCCTGTCGCCAGGCTCCGCGGGGCTCTCCTGGATGCAAGGGGCTGCCACATAGCCCAGTTCAAGTCCCTGTCTCCACAGGAGCTGCAGGCCTTTAAGAGGGCCAAAGATGCCTTA GAAGAGTCGCTTCTGCTGAAGGACTGCAGGTGCCACTCCCGCCTCTTCCCCAGGACCTGGGACCTGAGGCAGCTGCAG GTGAGGGAGCGCCCCATGGCTTTGGAGGCTGAGCTGGCCCTGACGCTGAAGGTTCTGGAGGCCGCCGCTGACACTGACCCAGCCCTGGGGGATGTCTTGGACCAGCCCCTTCACACGCTGCACCATATCCTCTCCCAGCTCCGGGCCTGT ATCCAGCCTCAGCCCACGGCAGGGCCCAGGACCCGGGGCCGCCTCCACCATTGGCTGCACCGGCTCCAGGAGGCTCCAGAAAAG GAGTCCCCTGGCTGCCTCGAGGCCTCTGTCACCTTCAACCTCTTCCGCCTCCTCACGCGAGACCTGAATTGTGTCGCCAGCGGGGACCTGTGTGTCTGA
- the LOC109024120 gene encoding interferon lambda-4 yields the protein MRPSVWAAVAAGLWVVCTVVAAAPRRCLLSHYRSLEPRTLAAAKALRDRYEEEALSWGQRNCSFRPRRDPPRPSSCARLRHVARGIADAQAVLSGLHRSELLPGAGPILELLAAAGRDVAACLELARPAPSRKVPGAQRRRHKPRRADSPRCREASVIFNLLRLLTWELRLAAHSGPCL from the exons ATGCGGCCGAGTGTCTGGGCCGCAGTGGCCGCGGGGCTGTGGGTCGTGTGCACGGTGGTCGCAGCGGCCCCCCGGCGCTGCCTGCTCTCGCACTACCGCTCGCTGGAGCCCCGGACGCTGGCGGCTGCCAAGGCGCTGAGGGACCGCTAC GAGGAAGAGGCGCTGAGCTGGGGGCAGCGCAACTGCTCCTTCCGCCCCAGGAGGGATCCTCCGCGGCCGTCG TCCTGCGCTCGGCTCCGCCACGTGGCCCGGGGCATCGCGGACGCCCAGGCAGTGCTCAGTGGCCTGCACCGGTCGGAGCTGCTCCCCGGCGCCGGCCCGATCCTGGAGCTGTTAGCGGCCGCGGGGAGGGATGTGGCGGCCTGC cttGAGCTGGCACGGCCAGCCCCCTCCAGGAAGGTCCCCGGGGCCCAGAGGAGGCGTCACAAACCGCGGAGAGCG GACTCGCCTCGGTGCCGCGAAGCCAGCGTGATCTTCAACCTCCTGCGCCTGCTCACGTGGGAGCTCCGGCTGGCTGCACACTCTGGGCCTTGCCTCTGA